The DNA region ACACTTGATAAAAAGTAAAAACAATTGATAAGTAGTGTTTGATAATAGCAAATATCATTGTTTGGCTTTTGACTCTATAGAAAGATCAACGAGAGCAGGCGTGGGACTGAATCGGTACATCaatctttttttaaaatagatagaTCATGACCACTTTCAATGGTGAATGCTTTGAATATTATGaattaagataaaaataaaagatCGGTGAAATCTATAAATACAGAAGAACTTCTTCCCCCAGTCCTCATCGTGATTCATGTAATGGAGATGAAAGAGCTTCCCGTCACCGCAGGCGCCGGTGAAGGCCGGACCCAAGCGGTTGATGGAATGACCAGGGGCTGCGGTAAGCTCACCGGCTTCCACGCCGGCTACTTCCGCATCAGTCTCTCGCTCTGCGGGCAGGCGCTGCTTTGGAAGACGCTGAGCGAGCCGGGCGGCGGCGCCTCTGCTCGCTCGGCGGCTCTCCGTCACCTGTCGCGCTCTGTTCCGGGAGCTGTCTACTTGCTCCTCTGGTCGGTCGCGCTGGCGGTGCTGGTGGGCCTATGCGCGCTCTACGCGCTCCGGTGCGGGCTGCGGCGCCGCCACGTGGCGGCTGAGTTCTCGCACCCCGTGGGCGTCAACTACCTCTTCGCCCCTTGGATTTCCTGGCTGCTCCTGCTGCAGGCGGCGCCAGCGGCGGCCGCTCCCCTGTTCCGCCCCCTGTGGTGGGTCTTCGCGGCGCCGATCCTGCTGCTGGACGTCAAGATCTACGGGCAGTGGTTCACCGACGGGAAGCGGTTCCTGTCGCTGATGGCCAACCCGACGAGCCAGATGACGGTGGTGGGGAACCTGGTGGGGGCGATGACGGCGTCGCGGACGGGGTGGGCGGAGGCCGCCACCTGCATGTTCTCCCTGGGGATGGTCCACTACCTCGTCCTCTTCGTCACCCTCTACCAGCGCTTCGTCGGCAGCAGCAGCCTCCCGCCGATGCTCCGGCCGGTGTTCTTCCTCTTCATCGCCGCGCCGAGCATGGCCAG from Zingiber officinale cultivar Zhangliang chromosome 4B, Zo_v1.1, whole genome shotgun sequence includes:
- the LOC121977796 gene encoding S-type anion channel SLAH4-like, encoding MEMKELPVTAGAGEGRTQAVDGMTRGCGKLTGFHAGYFRISLSLCGQALLWKTLSEPGGGASARSAALRHLSRSVPGAVYLLLWSVALAVLVGLCALYALRCGLRRRHVAAEFSHPVGVNYLFAPWISWLLLLQAAPAAAAPLFRPLWWVFAAPILLLDVKIYGQWFTDGKRFLSLMANPTSQMTVVGNLVGAMTASRTGWAEAATCMFSLGMVHYLVLFVTLYQRFVGSSSLPPMLRPVFFLFIAAPSMASLAWDSIAGKFDVGSKMLFYLSLFLLASLASRPALFKKAMRRFNVAWWAYSFPLTMLALAATEYAQAVKGGISDALMLFLSALSVIVVVVLIVFTVVRTGDLLPNGGDDPFAPPPPLLRFRSPDSSPREVSC